One region of Streptomyces subrutilus genomic DNA includes:
- a CDS encoding energy-coupling factor ABC transporter permease — MHVPDGFINAPVSVAAGVAAVAAVAVSLRGARRELDERTAPLAGLVAAFIFAVQMLNFPVAAGTSGHLLGGALAAILVGPYTGVLCVSVVLLMQGILFADGGLTALGVNITVMGVVTVVLSYALFRGLLKVLPGGRRSVTAAAFVGALVSVPASAAAFTLLYAVGGTTDVPLGKVLTAMVGVHVLIGIGEALITAATVGAVIAVRPDLVHGARGLATPLKLRVGGELVDAPAAAPAPAAARSTKKVWAAGLVTALVLAGFVSFYASASPDGLEKVAADQGIDATVEEHAAAGSPLADYSVKDVTDARLSGGLAGALGVGATVAVGTGVFWAVRRRRTDERPASAQVSAG; from the coding sequence ATGCATGTGCCCGACGGATTCATCAACGCACCCGTCTCGGTGGCCGCCGGAGTGGCGGCCGTCGCCGCTGTCGCCGTCAGCCTCCGCGGCGCCCGCCGCGAGCTCGACGAACGGACCGCGCCGCTGGCCGGTCTCGTCGCCGCCTTCATCTTCGCCGTACAGATGCTGAACTTCCCCGTCGCCGCCGGCACCAGTGGACACCTGCTGGGCGGAGCGCTCGCCGCGATACTCGTCGGCCCCTACACGGGTGTGCTCTGCGTGTCCGTCGTCCTGCTCATGCAGGGCATCCTCTTCGCCGACGGCGGCCTGACCGCCCTCGGCGTCAACATCACCGTCATGGGCGTCGTCACCGTCGTCCTCTCCTACGCCCTCTTCCGCGGGCTGCTCAAGGTGCTGCCCGGCGGCCGCCGCTCGGTGACAGCGGCCGCCTTCGTCGGAGCCCTGGTCTCGGTGCCGGCCTCGGCCGCCGCCTTCACCCTGCTCTATGCCGTCGGGGGCACCACCGACGTCCCCCTGGGCAAGGTGCTCACCGCGATGGTCGGCGTGCACGTGCTCATCGGCATCGGCGAGGCCCTGATCACCGCCGCCACCGTGGGCGCCGTGATCGCCGTACGGCCGGACCTGGTGCACGGGGCCCGGGGGCTCGCCACCCCGCTGAAGCTGCGCGTCGGCGGCGAACTGGTCGATGCCCCGGCCGCCGCTCCCGCCCCGGCCGCGGCCCGCTCCACCAAGAAGGTGTGGGCCGCCGGCCTGGTCACCGCCCTGGTCCTCGCCGGGTTCGTCTCCTTCTACGCCTCCGCCAGCCCCGACGGCCTGGAGAAGGTCGCCGCCGACCAGGGCATCGACGCCACCGTCGAGGAGCACGCCGCCGCCGGCTCCCCGCTCGCCGACTACTCCGTCAAGGACGTCACCGACGCCCGCCTGTCCGGCGGCCTCGCGGGCGCCCTCGGTGTCGGGGCGACCGTCGCCGTCGGCACCGGCGTCTTCTGGGCGGTCCGCCGCCGCCGCACGGACGAGCGGCCGGCCTCCGCCCAGGTCTCGGCGGGCTGA
- a CDS encoding SsgA family sporulation/cell division regulator yields MSATAENPPASAMVTATATATPQAASVEERVTARVISDDPLYRKVPVALRFAASEPLAVRIVFPADLSPEGTDNEWVFPRALLEAGLQAPTGTGDVRVWPCGRVQAVVEFHSPEGVAVVQFDIAALRRFLRRTYAPATR; encoded by the coding sequence GTGTCAGCCACCGCCGAGAATCCGCCCGCGAGCGCCATGGTGACCGCGACCGCCACCGCGACTCCCCAGGCCGCCTCCGTCGAGGAGCGGGTCACCGCACGCGTGATCAGCGACGACCCGCTCTACCGGAAGGTCCCGGTGGCCCTGCGCTTCGCCGCGTCCGAACCGCTGGCCGTACGGATCGTCTTCCCCGCCGACCTGTCCCCCGAGGGCACCGACAACGAGTGGGTCTTCCCCCGCGCGCTCCTGGAGGCGGGCCTCCAGGCCCCGACCGGGACCGGGGACGTGCGCGTCTGGCCCTGCGGCCGCGTGCAGGCGGTGGTGGAGTTCCACTCCCCCGAGGGCGTCGCCGTGGTCCAGTTCGACATCGCCGCCCTGCGCCGCTTCCTGCGCCGTACGTACGCCCCCGCCACCCGATAG
- a CDS encoding MMPL family transporter, whose protein sequence is MATFLYRLGRGAFRRRGLVALIWVALLFAAGFGAASASAPTSGSFSIPGTEAQRAFDVLDEKFPGMAADGATARIVIKAPAGAKVTDPEPKAQVEKIVEDLKSGPGKDQISSVADPYQSQAVSQDGSTAYISTKYKVSGMELTDATREALTESGKEAQAQGLTVEIGGDALMAAPETGSGEIIGILVAAVVLVITFGSLIAAGLPLLTAIIGVGIGVSSITALANVLDLGNTTATLATMIGLAVGIDYALFIVSRYRAELAEGREREEAAGRAAGTAGSAVVFAGLTVVIALVGLAVVNIPMLTKMGFAAAGTVVIAVLVALTLVPAILGFAGKKVLPAGEKSKLFGKGKGKSAGGEKKANGGTRWARFVLRRPVMVLLAGVIGLGVIAIPASKLEMGLPDDGAQPVSTTQRQAYDLLSEGFGPGFNGPLMVVVDGDKALADSTVERIKGLEGVAAVVPPMPNEAGDASVITVVPKDRPSSPQTEDLVHEIRDGSGEDVMVTGATAMNIDFSQKMNDALLPYLALVVGLAFLLLMLVFRSILVPLKAALGFLLSVVAALGAVVAVFQWGWLGSLFGVEQTGPIMSMMPIFMVGVVFGLAMDYEVFLVTRMREAYVHGERPGQAVVTGFQYSARVVVAAAVIMIAVFAGFIGASEQMVKMIGFGLAVAVFFDAFVVRMAIVPAVLALLGHKAWWLPRWLDRLLPNVDVEGESLRKHLAASPEGPDKDRELVDA, encoded by the coding sequence GTGGCCACCTTCCTCTACCGCCTCGGCCGGGGCGCCTTCCGGCGCCGCGGCCTTGTCGCCCTCATCTGGGTGGCGCTGCTGTTCGCCGCCGGTTTCGGCGCGGCATCCGCGTCCGCACCCACCTCAGGCTCCTTCTCCATACCCGGCACGGAGGCCCAGCGGGCCTTCGACGTGCTGGACGAGAAGTTCCCCGGGATGGCCGCCGACGGCGCCACCGCCCGGATCGTCATCAAGGCCCCGGCCGGCGCCAAGGTCACCGACCCCGAGCCCAAGGCCCAGGTCGAGAAGATCGTCGAAGACCTGAAGTCCGGTCCGGGCAAGGACCAGATCTCCTCGGTCGCCGACCCGTACCAGAGCCAGGCCGTGAGCCAGGACGGCTCCACCGCCTACATCAGCACCAAGTACAAGGTCAGCGGCATGGAGCTGACCGACGCGACCCGCGAGGCGCTGACGGAGTCCGGCAAGGAGGCCCAGGCGCAGGGCCTCACCGTCGAGATCGGCGGTGACGCGCTGATGGCGGCCCCCGAGACCGGCTCCGGCGAGATCATCGGCATCCTGGTCGCCGCGGTCGTCCTGGTCATCACCTTCGGCTCGCTGATCGCGGCCGGGCTGCCGCTGCTGACGGCGATCATCGGCGTGGGCATCGGGGTCTCCTCCATCACCGCGCTCGCCAACGTGCTGGACCTCGGCAACACCACCGCCACCCTCGCCACGATGATCGGCCTCGCGGTCGGCATCGACTACGCCCTCTTCATCGTCTCCCGCTACCGCGCGGAGCTCGCCGAGGGCCGCGAGCGCGAGGAGGCCGCGGGCCGGGCCGCCGGAACCGCCGGCTCCGCCGTCGTCTTCGCCGGTCTGACCGTGGTCATCGCCCTGGTGGGCCTGGCCGTCGTCAACATCCCGATGCTCACCAAGATGGGCTTCGCGGCCGCCGGGACCGTGGTCATCGCGGTGCTGGTCGCCCTCACCCTGGTCCCGGCCATCCTGGGCTTCGCGGGCAAGAAGGTCCTGCCGGCGGGCGAGAAGAGCAAGCTGTTCGGCAAGGGCAAGGGCAAGTCCGCCGGCGGCGAGAAGAAGGCCAACGGCGGCACCCGCTGGGCCCGCTTCGTCCTGCGCCGCCCGGTCATGGTCCTGCTGGCCGGTGTGATCGGCCTCGGCGTCATCGCCATCCCGGCGAGCAAGCTGGAGATGGGCCTGCCGGACGACGGCGCCCAGCCGGTGTCCACCACCCAGCGCCAGGCGTACGACCTGCTGTCCGAGGGTTTCGGGCCCGGCTTCAACGGCCCCCTGATGGTGGTCGTGGACGGGGACAAGGCGCTCGCCGACTCCACCGTCGAGCGGATCAAGGGCCTGGAGGGCGTGGCCGCGGTCGTCCCGCCGATGCCCAACGAGGCCGGCGACGCCTCGGTGATCACCGTGGTCCCCAAGGACCGCCCGTCTTCCCCGCAGACCGAGGACCTGGTCCACGAGATCCGCGACGGCAGCGGGGAGGACGTCATGGTCACCGGCGCCACCGCGATGAACATCGACTTCTCGCAGAAGATGAACGACGCGCTGCTGCCCTACCTGGCGCTCGTGGTCGGCCTCGCCTTCCTGCTGCTGATGCTGGTGTTCCGCTCGATCCTGGTCCCGCTCAAGGCGGCCCTCGGCTTCCTGCTCTCGGTCGTCGCCGCCCTCGGCGCGGTCGTCGCGGTCTTCCAGTGGGGCTGGCTCGGCTCGCTCTTCGGCGTGGAGCAGACCGGCCCGATCATGTCGATGATGCCGATCTTCATGGTGGGCGTGGTCTTCGGTCTGGCCATGGACTACGAGGTCTTCCTCGTCACCCGGATGCGGGAGGCGTACGTCCACGGCGAGCGCCCGGGCCAGGCGGTCGTGACCGGCTTCCAGTACAGCGCCCGGGTGGTCGTGGCCGCCGCCGTCATCATGATCGCGGTGTTCGCGGGCTTCATCGGAGCCAGTGAGCAGATGGTCAAGATGATCGGCTTCGGTCTGGCCGTCGCCGTCTTCTTCGACGCCTTCGTGGTCCGCATGGCCATCGTCCCGGCGGTGCTCGCCCTGCTCGGGCACAAGGCCTGGTGGCTGCCGCGCTGGCTGGACCGGCTGCTGCCGAACGTCGACGTGGAGGGCGAGAGCCTGCGCAAGCACCTCGCCGCCTCCCCGGAGGGCCCGGACAAGGACCGCGAGCTGGTCGACGCCTGA
- a CDS encoding TetR/AcrR family transcriptional regulator has translation MTEAMAARRSRITPEREAELHGAVLDLLREVGYEALTMDAVAARTKSSKATLYRQWGSKPELVAKALRCTQPVSLREIDTGSLRTDFARMVECSDDAQMAKDTALMRGLAHAVHESPELHKALRDLLVDPEINGLQTMLQRAVDRGEIRPDCPALDFVPHMLIGAFIALPLIEDRPVDRNFLGHFIDAVVFPALGV, from the coding sequence ATGACCGAGGCGATGGCGGCCCGGCGCAGCCGGATCACCCCCGAGCGGGAAGCCGAACTCCACGGGGCGGTCCTGGACCTCCTGCGCGAAGTGGGTTACGAGGCGCTGACCATGGACGCGGTCGCCGCCCGCACCAAGTCCAGCAAGGCCACCCTCTACCGCCAGTGGGGGAGCAAGCCCGAGCTGGTCGCCAAGGCCCTGCGATGTACGCAGCCCGTCTCGCTGCGGGAGATCGACACGGGCAGCCTGCGCACGGACTTCGCGCGCATGGTCGAATGCTCCGACGACGCGCAGATGGCCAAGGACACCGCGCTGATGCGGGGTCTGGCCCATGCCGTCCACGAGAGCCCGGAGCTGCACAAGGCCCTGCGGGACCTGCTGGTCGACCCGGAGATCAACGGCCTCCAGACGATGCTGCAGCGCGCGGTGGACCGGGGCGAGATCCGCCCGGACTGCCCGGCGCTGGACTTCGTACCGCACATGCTCATCGGCGCGTTCATCGCGCTCCCGCTGATCGAGGACCGCCCGGTCGACCGGAACTTCCTCGGCCACTTCATCGACGCCGTGGTCTTCCCCGCCCTCGGCGTCTGA
- a CDS encoding S41 family peptidase: MSHDVAYLRFPHLHDDLLCFATEDDLWVAPLVPPGTPVGRAWRITVDRTRVSHPRFSPDGRHIAFTTWRSLDPEIHLAPVDGGPARQLSYWGSTDTRVCGWDPDGNVLAVSSHGQPFSYFAWAHKVPTDGSPGGRLPWGPCSDIQVADTDGEHRTLLLTGKPPHEPAAWKRYRGGATGRLWLHGEQLLEDIEGHLDSPMFVGGRIAFLSDHEGIGNLYSCLPDGTDLRRHTDHEEFYARHASSDGSRIVYQCAGEIWLVESLAPDALPRRLDVRLGGPRAGRRSYQVPAASHVDSLSVDATGRASAVVVRGSLYWLTHRDGPARTIADTPGVRVRLPEMLGSGGQVAYVTDAEGEDAIEIAYLPRASGEREPRRLASGELGRVTELLSDPDGERLAIASHDGRLLLLDATEESNGEVTELIRSLNGPVTDLAFSPDGAWLTWSHPGIGRSLRQIKMARIAGPGARTVVDVTNGRFEDENPVFTRDGRYLAFLSWRGFDPVYDVHTGDLSFPLGCRPYLVPLSSATPSPFALSAEGRPAAGGLDPGEGEPDTGDGAVIVEVEGLESRVTPFPVAASKYSALYPVHGGGLVWLRWPISGALGETFANPADISGKPTLEHFDLTKARKSELASGLDWFAVSGDGTRLVINDDGDLRAVPATESGDSDSTVYLDLRRILHEVDPAAEWRQAFEEAGRIIRAYFWEPKMCGIDWDGVLRQYRPLVERVASPDEFADLLREVLGELGTSHAYVAPARRNEGPPHYQRAIGLLGANLVPRDGTWVVSRILPGESSDSKARSPLAGTGIREGAVLTHVDGRPVDPVTGPYPLLSGAGGTTVELTFEPAEGEGRARRVAVVPLIDERPLRYQDWVSKRRAVVRELSGGRCGYLHIPDMGGSGWAQFNRDLRMEMSRPALIVDVRGNAGGHISELVVEKLTRSILGWDLTRGAQPVSYASNAPRGPIVALADEATSSDGDMITAAFKLLGLGPVVGQRTWGGVVGMTGRHTLGDGTVITVPMNAAWFPEYGWSVENHGVEPDLAILRTPLDWAEGRHAQLDDAVHLALELLEQDPAAVPPGYTDVPDLRRPKLPPRP; the protein is encoded by the coding sequence GTGAGTCACGACGTCGCGTACCTCCGCTTCCCGCACCTGCACGACGACCTGCTGTGCTTCGCCACCGAGGACGATCTTTGGGTGGCGCCCTTGGTTCCCCCTGGAACGCCGGTGGGCCGCGCCTGGCGGATCACCGTCGACCGGACCCGGGTCAGCCACCCCCGCTTCTCCCCCGACGGCCGGCACATCGCCTTCACCACCTGGCGCAGCCTCGACCCCGAAATCCACCTCGCCCCCGTCGACGGGGGCCCGGCCCGCCAACTCAGCTACTGGGGCTCCACCGACACCCGGGTCTGCGGCTGGGACCCGGACGGCAACGTCCTCGCGGTCTCCTCCCACGGCCAGCCGTTCTCCTACTTCGCCTGGGCCCACAAGGTGCCCACCGACGGCAGCCCCGGCGGACGCCTCCCCTGGGGACCCTGCTCCGACATCCAGGTCGCCGACACCGACGGAGAGCACCGCACCCTCCTCCTGACCGGCAAGCCCCCGCACGAGCCCGCCGCCTGGAAGCGCTACCGCGGCGGCGCCACCGGCAGGCTGTGGCTGCACGGCGAACAGCTGCTGGAGGACATCGAGGGCCACCTCGACTCCCCGATGTTCGTCGGCGGCCGCATCGCCTTCCTCTCCGACCACGAGGGCATCGGCAACCTCTACTCCTGCCTGCCCGACGGCACCGACCTGCGCCGGCACACCGACCACGAGGAGTTCTACGCCCGGCACGCCTCCAGCGACGGCAGCCGGATCGTCTACCAGTGCGCCGGGGAGATCTGGCTGGTCGAGTCACTGGCCCCCGACGCCCTCCCGCGCCGCCTCGACGTCCGGCTCGGCGGGCCGCGGGCGGGCCGCCGCTCGTACCAGGTCCCGGCCGCCAGCCACGTCGACTCGCTGTCCGTGGACGCCACCGGCCGGGCCAGCGCGGTCGTCGTACGCGGCAGCCTGTACTGGCTGACCCACCGCGACGGCCCGGCCCGGACCATCGCCGACACCCCCGGCGTGCGGGTCCGGCTGCCCGAGATGCTCGGCAGCGGCGGGCAGGTCGCGTACGTGACCGACGCCGAGGGCGAGGACGCCATCGAGATCGCCTACCTGCCGCGGGCCTCCGGAGAGCGGGAGCCGCGCCGGCTGGCCTCGGGCGAGCTGGGGCGCGTGACCGAACTCCTGTCGGACCCGGACGGGGAGCGGCTCGCCATCGCCTCCCACGACGGGCGGCTGCTGCTGCTCGACGCGACCGAGGAGTCCAACGGGGAGGTCACCGAGCTGATCCGGTCCCTCAACGGCCCGGTCACCGACCTGGCGTTCTCGCCCGACGGGGCCTGGCTGACCTGGTCGCACCCGGGCATCGGGCGGTCGCTGCGGCAGATCAAGATGGCCCGGATCGCCGGACCGGGCGCGCGGACCGTCGTGGACGTCACCAACGGCCGCTTCGAGGACGAGAATCCGGTCTTCACCCGGGACGGCCGCTACCTGGCCTTCCTCTCGTGGCGCGGCTTCGACCCCGTGTACGACGTGCACACCGGCGACCTGTCCTTCCCGCTGGGCTGCCGGCCGTACCTGGTGCCGCTCTCCTCGGCGACCCCCTCCCCCTTCGCGCTGTCCGCCGAAGGGCGCCCGGCGGCGGGCGGCCTCGACCCCGGCGAAGGGGAGCCGGACACCGGCGACGGCGCGGTGATCGTGGAGGTGGAGGGCCTGGAGAGCCGGGTCACGCCCTTCCCGGTGGCCGCGTCCAAGTACTCGGCCCTGTACCCGGTGCACGGCGGCGGACTGGTGTGGCTGCGCTGGCCGATCTCGGGCGCGCTCGGCGAGACCTTCGCCAACCCGGCCGACATCAGCGGCAAGCCCACGCTGGAGCACTTCGACCTCACCAAGGCCCGCAAGAGCGAACTGGCCTCGGGCCTGGACTGGTTCGCGGTCAGCGGCGACGGCACCCGGCTCGTGATCAACGACGACGGGGACCTGCGGGCGGTCCCGGCCACCGAGTCCGGCGACAGCGACTCCACCGTCTACCTGGACCTGCGGCGCATCCTGCACGAGGTGGACCCGGCGGCCGAATGGCGCCAGGCCTTCGAGGAGGCCGGGCGGATCATCCGCGCGTACTTCTGGGAGCCGAAGATGTGCGGCATCGACTGGGACGGGGTGCTGCGCCAGTACCGCCCCCTGGTCGAACGGGTCGCCTCGCCCGACGAGTTCGCCGACCTGCTGCGCGAGGTCCTCGGCGAACTCGGCACCTCGCACGCGTACGTCGCCCCCGCGCGCCGCAACGAGGGCCCCCCGCACTACCAGCGGGCGATCGGCCTGCTCGGCGCCAACCTCGTGCCCCGCGACGGGACCTGGGTGGTCAGCCGGATCCTGCCCGGCGAGTCCTCCGACTCCAAGGCCCGCTCCCCGCTGGCCGGCACCGGCATCCGCGAGGGCGCCGTGCTCACCCATGTGGACGGGCGCCCGGTGGACCCGGTGACCGGCCCCTACCCGCTGCTGTCGGGGGCCGGCGGCACCACCGTGGAGCTCACCTTCGAGCCGGCGGAGGGCGAGGGCCGCGCCCGCCGGGTGGCCGTCGTCCCGCTGATCGACGAACGGCCGCTGCGCTACCAGGACTGGGTGTCCAAGCGGCGCGCGGTGGTCCGCGAGCTCAGCGGCGGCCGCTGCGGCTACCTGCACATCCCCGACATGGGCGGTTCGGGTTGGGCCCAGTTCAACCGCGACCTGCGGATGGAGATGTCCCGGCCCGCACTGATCGTGGACGTACGCGGCAACGCGGGCGGGCACATCAGCGAGCTGGTGGTGGAGAAGCTGACCCGCTCCATCCTCGGCTGGGACCTCACGCGGGGCGCCCAGCCGGTCAGTTACGCCTCCAACGCGCCCCGCGGTCCGATCGTGGCGCTCGCCGACGAGGCGACCTCCTCGGACGGGGACATGATCACCGCGGCCTTCAAGCTCCTCGGGCTGGGCCCGGTGGTGGGCCAGCGCACCTGGGGCGGGGTGGTCGGCATGACCGGCCGGCACACCCTCGGCGACGGCACGGTGATCACGGTGCCGATGAACGCCGCCTGGTTCCCGGAGTACGGCTGGTCGGTGGAGAACCACGGGGTCGAACCGGACCTCGCGATCCTGCGCACCCCGCTCGACTGGGCGGAGGGGCGGCACGCGCAGCTGGACGACGCCGTGCACCTGGCGCTGGAACTGCTGGAGCAGGACCCGGCCGCGGTGCCGCCCGGCTACACGGACGTACCGGACCTACGGCGCCCGAAGCTGCCGCCGAGGCCGTAG
- a CDS encoding SDR family oxidoreductase, producing the protein MSARRSLEGQVAVVTGGARGVGELLARKLSARGAKIALVGLEPEALKEVSERLHTDSDHWHADVTDHEAMARVAQEVKQRFGKVDIVVANAGVAAGGPFADSDPVAWRRVIEVNLIGGAVTARAFLPVLTESRGYFLQIASLAAITPAPMMTAYCASKSGVEAFAHCLRAEVGYKGVKVGVGYLSWTDTDMVRGADQDEVMRELRRRLPWPSNRTYPLGPAVDRIVAGIERRSAHVYAQWWLRGMQGVRGYLPGIIGAVGQREMRRFEPRLAGVSKGLVGAGGAADERERTQSN; encoded by the coding sequence GTGAGCGCTCGCAGGAGTCTGGAAGGCCAGGTCGCCGTCGTCACCGGCGGTGCCCGGGGGGTCGGCGAGCTGCTCGCCCGCAAACTCTCCGCGCGCGGTGCGAAGATCGCGCTCGTCGGCTTGGAGCCCGAGGCCCTCAAGGAGGTCTCCGAGCGGCTGCACACCGACAGCGACCACTGGCACGCCGACGTCACCGACCACGAGGCCATGGCCCGGGTGGCGCAGGAGGTCAAGCAGCGCTTCGGCAAGGTGGACATCGTGGTGGCCAACGCGGGCGTCGCCGCCGGCGGGCCGTTCGCCGACTCCGACCCCGTCGCCTGGCGCCGGGTGATCGAGGTCAACCTCATCGGCGGGGCCGTCACCGCGCGGGCCTTCCTGCCGGTCCTGACGGAGAGCCGCGGCTACTTCCTCCAGATCGCCTCGCTGGCCGCGATCACCCCGGCGCCGATGATGACCGCCTACTGCGCGTCCAAGTCCGGAGTCGAGGCCTTCGCCCACTGCCTGCGCGCCGAGGTCGGCTACAAGGGCGTCAAGGTCGGCGTCGGCTACCTGTCGTGGACCGACACCGACATGGTGCGCGGGGCCGATCAGGACGAGGTCATGCGGGAGCTGCGCCGGCGCCTGCCGTGGCCCTCGAACCGCACGTACCCGCTGGGCCCGGCCGTCGACCGGATCGTCGCGGGCATCGAGCGGCGCTCGGCGCACGTGTACGCGCAGTGGTGGCTGCGCGGCATGCAGGGGGTGCGCGGCTACCTGCCGGGAATCATCGGGGCCGTGGGGCAGCGCGAGATGAGGCGGTTCGAGCCCCGGCTGGCCGGTGTCTCCAAGGGTCTGGTCGGAGCCGGCGGGGCGGCGGACGAGCGGGAGCGCACGCAGAGTAACTGA
- a CDS encoding alpha/beta fold hydrolase has product MSRLTHVTAGRYAPPAARRELVAESADGARLHVEVHGDEGAPAVVLAHGWTCSTAFWAAQIRELAGDHRVIAYDQRGHGRSPAARTHSTTALADDLVAVLGAALAPGERAVVAGHSMGGMTIMAAAARPEFTEHAAAALLCSTGSGRLVAESRVLPLRPGRARTRLTGAVLGARAPLGPVTPVARKILKYATMGPGSAPDKVEACARIVHACPTRVRHAWSQVLAGVDLDADVARLTVPTAVIGGTHDRLTPLVHARRLAAALPNCVGLTELTGMGHMTPIEAPEAVTTAVRELTSLYLDQKEKSL; this is encoded by the coding sequence ATGAGCCGGTTGACGCACGTCACCGCCGGGCGCTACGCGCCGCCGGCCGCCCGGCGCGAGCTCGTCGCCGAATCCGCCGACGGGGCCCGGCTGCACGTCGAGGTCCACGGGGACGAGGGCGCGCCGGCCGTGGTGCTGGCCCACGGCTGGACCTGCTCCACCGCGTTCTGGGCCGCGCAGATCCGGGAACTGGCGGGCGACCACCGGGTCATCGCCTATGACCAGCGCGGCCACGGCCGCAGCCCCGCCGCCCGGACCCACAGCACCACCGCCCTCGCCGACGACCTGGTGGCCGTGCTGGGGGCCGCCCTCGCCCCCGGCGAACGGGCGGTCGTCGCCGGGCACTCCATGGGCGGCATGACGATCATGGCGGCCGCCGCCCGGCCGGAGTTCACCGAGCACGCCGCGGCCGCGCTGCTGTGCAGTACCGGCAGCGGCCGGCTGGTCGCGGAGTCGCGGGTGCTGCCGCTGCGTCCCGGGCGGGCCCGGACCCGGCTCACCGGCGCGGTCCTCGGCGCCCGCGCCCCGCTCGGCCCGGTCACGCCCGTCGCCAGGAAGATCCTCAAATACGCGACCATGGGCCCCGGTTCCGCACCGGACAAGGTCGAGGCGTGCGCCCGTATCGTGCACGCCTGCCCCACCCGGGTCCGGCACGCCTGGTCCCAGGTGCTCGCCGGGGTGGACCTGGACGCCGACGTGGCCCGGCTCACCGTGCCCACCGCCGTCATCGGCGGCACGCACGACCGGCTCACGCCCCTCGTGCACGCCCGGCGGCTGGCGGCCGCGCTGCCGAACTGCGTGGGCCTCACCGAGCTCACCGGCATGGGGCACATGACCCCGATCGAGGCGCCGGAGGCCGTCACCACCGCCGTGCGCGAGCTGACCTCGCTGTACCTCGACCAGAAGGAGAAGTCGCTGTGA